One Gordonia pseudamarae genomic window, GTGCTCAAACACATCCTCGACACCGTCACCCGCTACAATGAGCGACGCGGAAATCTGCATGCCGCGAGCATCACCTTCAACGGGATACTCGCACTCATCCCTATCCTCATGGTGGCGTTCGCCATTGCCGGTTATGTCCTCGCCGGCAATCAGGGTCTGCTCGACGAGATCCAGGAGTCGGTGGTCGAGCAGATGCCCGGCGACATGGGCACGCAGGTGTCGGACCTGATTGATTCGGCCATCGCCTCCCGCGCCACGGTCGGTGTGGTCGGCCTGTTCGGTGCGGCGTTCACCGGCATCGGATGGATGGCGGGTGTGCGCATGGCGCTGACCGAGATCTGGGGCGGACGCATCAAACGCAACGCGGTGATGGCCAAGCTCGGCGATCTGCTGGCCTTCGTGGCCCTCGGGGCGGCGTTCATCGTCACGATGGTGCTGAGCGCGCTGGGTAGCAGCGGGCTGCTCAACAAGATCATGGACTGGCTGTCGATCGATGACATGCCGTGGGCGTCGACGGTGATCCGGGTGGTCTCGATCCTGGTGTCGGTCTGCGCGTCCTGGATGCTGTGCACTTTCGTGCAGTCGTGGCTTCCGCTGACCAAGGTGCCGTTCACGAACTGTCTCAAGGCGGGGCTGCTGATGGCGGTGGTCTTCGAGGTCCTCAAGACGTTCGGCGGCATCTACCTGACGTCGGTGATGAGCGGGCCCGCGGGCGCGGCCTTCGGATCGATCATCGGCATCATGGTGTTCGCCTATCTCGCCTCGCGAATCCTGTTGTACGCCACCGCCTGGTGCGCCACGGACCCGAAGAACCAGGCCTTCCAGGTGGTCGATGAGATCGAACCGCACGAGGAGGAGCAGGCGCAGCGGACTGTGGTGATCTCACCGACCTACGCGGTTAATCCGACGCCGAGACCAACGGTGATCGCGGGTGCGGTGGCCGCCGGAGCGGTGCTCGCGGCATCCATCGCGCAGGTCGCGCGTCTGCGCAGGTGAGATCGTGGCCGCCGGTCCCGGCCCGACGCACCGGCGGCAAACCTGGATAGGGACTGTGCGACCGGACACGACAGTTCGACCGGAAACGACAGTTCGACCGGAAACGACAGGGGGCCCGCCGACCATTCGGTCGGCGGGCCCCCTGTCTTCTGAAAGGCAGGCGTCAGCGCGAGAACATCAGTGCGCGCTTGACTTCCGAGATCGCCTGGGTCACCTGGATGCCGCGCGGGCAGGCATCGGTGCAGTTGAAGGTGGTACGGCAACGCCACACGCCGTCGACATCGTTGAGGATGTCCAGGCGCTCGACGGCGGCCTCGTCACGGCTGTCGAAGATGAACCGGTGCGCGTTGACGATGGCGGCCGGACCGAAGTAGCTGCCCTCGTTCCAGAAGATCGGGCAACTGGTGGTGCAGCACGCGCACAGGATGCACTTGGTGGTGTCATCGAAGCGGGCGCGGTCGGTCTGGCTCTGGATACGCTCGTACGTCGGCTCATTGCCCGAGGTGATCAGGAACGGCTTGATCGCCCGGTAGGCGTCGAAGAACGGCTCCATGTTGACGATCAGGTCCTTCTCCACCGGCAGACCCTTGATGGGTTCGATGGTGATCGTCAGTTCCTTGGCCTTGGCGGGATCCTTGGGCAGCAGATCCTTCATCAGCAGCTTGCACGCCAGCCGGTTGACGCCGTTGACCCGCATCGCGTCGGAGCCGCACACGCCGTGTGCGCAGCTGCGCCGGAAGGTGAGTGAGCCGTCGAGATAACCCTTCACGTACAGCAGCAGGTTGAGCAGCCGGTCGGTCGGCAGGGCCGGGACACGGTAGCTCTGGAATCCCTGTGCGTCAGGATCTTCCGGGTTGAACCGGTAGATCTTGAGCGTGATCATGGTGGCCTCGGCGGGCACCGGGGGCAGCGGCGGCTCGTCGGAGCCGGGCGTGGGCTTTTCCAGGATTGCGGTCATCAGTACTTACGCTCCATCGGCTCGTATCGGGTCTGTACCACGGGCTTGTAGTCCAGCTCGATGTCGGCGACCAGGTCGGCGCCCTTCTTGTACGCCATCGTGTGGCGCATGAAGTTGACGTCGTCGCGGTTGGGGTAGTCCTCACGGGCGTGCCCACCACGGGATTCCTTGCGGTTGAGGGCACCGGCGACGGTGACCTCGGCCATTTCCAGCAGGAAGCCGAGTTCGATGGCTTCGAGCAGGTCGGAGTTGAAGCGCTTGCCCTTGTCGTGGATGCGAATGTGGGCGTACCGCTCCTTGAACCCCTGTACATCCTTGAGGGCCTGCTTGAGGGTGTCCTCGGTGCGGAACACCGACGCGTTGGCGTCCATCGAGGCCTGCAGCTCGGTGCGGATGTCGGCGACCCGTTCGTGGCCGTGGTCGGACAGCAGGGTTTCCAGCCAGCTGTCGACCATCGAGGTGGGCGCCTCGGGAAGCGGCACGAACGACGCGGAGTTGGCGTGCTCCGCGGCGGCGATACCCGCGCGCCGGCCGAACACGTTGATGTCGAGCAGCGAGTTGGTGCCGAGGCGGTTGGCGCCGTGCACCGACACGCACGCGCACTCGCCGGCGGCGAACAGACCGTGCACGATCTCGGTGTTGTTGCGCAACACCTGGCCTTCGATGTTGGTCGGGATGCCGCCCATCACGTAGTGGCAGGTGGGGAACACCGGCACGTACTCGGTGACCGGGTCGACGCCGAGGTAGGTGCGCGAGAACTCGGTGATATCGGGGAGCTTCTCGTTGAGCACGTCCTCGCCGAGGTGGGTCACGTCGATGTAGACGTAGTCCTTGTTCGGTCCGGCGCCGCGACCTTCGAGTACCTCCAGCACCATCGAGCGGGCCACGATGTCACGGGGCGCGAGGTCCTTGATGGTGGGGGCGTAGCGTTCCATGAACCGCTCGCCGTCCACGTTGCGCAGGATACCGCCCTCACCACGCACAGCTTCCGAGATGAGAATGCCCAGGCCGGCCAGACCGGTCGGATGGAATTGGTGGAACTCCATGTCCTCCAAGGGAAGTCCCTTGCGGAAGATGATGCCCATGCCGTCGCCGGTGAGGGTGTGCGCGTTGGAGGTGGTCTTGTACATACGTCCGGAACCACCGGTGGCGAACACGATCGACTTGGCGTGGAAGACGTGGATCTCGCCGGTGGCCAGCTCGTAGGCGACGACGCCGGTGGCGGTGAGTTCGCCGTCCTCGTTCTCCGTCAGACAGATGTCGAGTGCGTAGAACTCGTTGAAGAACTCGACATCGTGCTTGACGCAGTTCTGGTACAGCGTCTGCAGGATCATGTGGCCGGTGCGGTCGGCGGCGTAGCAGGCCCGGCGGACCGGGGCCTTGCCGTGGTCGCGCGTGTGGCCGCCGAACCGGCGCTGGTCGATGCGGCCCTCGGGCGTGCGGTTGAACGGCAGCCCCATCTTCTCCAGGTCGAGCACCGCATCGATGGCCTCCTTGGCCATGATCTCGGCGGCATCCTGGTCGACGATGTAGTCACCACCCTTGACCGTGTCGAAGGTGTGCCACTCCCAGTTGTCCTCTTCGACGTTGGCCAGCGCGGCGCACATGCCGCCCTGCGCCGCGCCGGTATGCGAACGGGTGGGGTAGAGCTTGGTGAGGACCGCGGTCCGCGCACGGGGAGCGGCCTCGATGGCCGCGCGCATCCCGGCGCCGCCGGCGCCGACGATGACCACGTCGTAGCGGTGTTCCTGCATGAGTCTTGGTCTCCTTTGTCCGACGCGCGAGGTCAGTCGACGCTGCCGACGTCGAAGGTGAGCAGGGCGTAGGTGCCCATGATGAGCACGAGCAGCATCGACAGCGCCAGCAGGACGTTCAGCCAGAAGCGGGTCGAGTCCTTGCGGGTGTAGTCGGCGATGACGGTGCGCACGCCGTTGCCGCCGTGCAGCTGTGCCAGCCACAGCATCGTCAGGTCCCAGATCTGCCAGAACGGTGAGTCCCACCGCTCGGCCACGTAGGAGGCGTCGATGCGGTGCACCCCGTCCTCCCAGGCCAGCATGATGAACATGTGGCCGAAGGTGAGGATGATCAGTGCCAGCCCCGAGAAGCGCATGAACATCCATGCGTTCTTCTCGAAGTTGCCGCCCTTGGGCTTGCGCGGCGAGCGCGGGTTGTCGAGGCTGGCCGGTCGGACGTGCTCCTTCTCGAGCGTCTTGGCCAGTTTCGGGTTTGCTGAAGTGGTCATGTCCGTCGGCTCCTAGAGCGAGTGCTGGATCAGGATCTGCAGGAGCCGGACCGTCATCGCGCCGAACAGCACGACGAACAGGCCGAGGATGCCCCACAGCATCTGCCGCTGGTACTTCGGTCCCTTGGCCCAGAAGTCGACCAGGATCAGTCGCAGGCCGTTGAGGGCGTGGAACATGACGCACGCGACCAGGCCGATCTCCATCAGACCGATGATCGGGGTCTTGTACGTCTCGATGATTTCCGAATACTTGTTCGGATCGATACGGATGACCGCCGTGTCGAGGACGTGAACGAACAGAAAGAAGAAGATAGAAACACCGGTGATGCGGTGCAGCACCCAGGACCACATGCCTGGATCGCCTCGGTAGAGGGAACGCTTACGCACCGGATCTGGTGCAACCTCGGTCGGCGTGCTCATCGGAAAGTTGGCCTCCAACACCGTCGATGGATTGGCTGGGCCGACTGCTCACGATCCTGCGTACGACCCATGCAAGAGACTTTAAACCTATGCTGAGGCCGTCGTTAAATTACCCGAACACATTTGAGAGACAAGATAACTCGAATTAGGTTTGCCTTACCAATGTCTGAACGGGCGTAGGGATGGTCACACCGGGCCCGCACAGTGACGTCGAGGAGGTTGTGGTGGTCGAGTCGGTCGAATGGAAGACGTTGCGCGACAACGCAAGGCTGATGCTAGGTCAGGCTTACGCACCGTATTCGAGGTTCCCGGTGGGTGCTGCCGCGATCACCGACGATGCCCGTTTGGTCGCCGGATGCAATGTGGAGAATGTCTCATACGGACTCGGGATCTGCGCCGAGGTGACGCTGGTGGCGCAGCTGGTCGCCACCGGCGGCGGACGCCTGCGGGCCGTCGCGATCTGTGACGCCGACGGCTCTCCCCTGATGCCCTGCGGCCGGTGCCGGCAGGTCCTGCTGGAGCACGGCGGGCCGGGCCTGCTCATTGATCACGCCGACGGTCCGCGCACGCTGGGCGAGCTGCTGCCCGAGGCGTTCGGACCCGAAGATCTGGATCGGATCACCCGATGAGCCCGGTACCGGACGCCGTGTCGGTCATCGCGGCCAAGCGAGATGGCCGGGAACTGACCGACGAACAGATCACCTGGGTCATCGACAGGTACACCCGTGCCGACGGGGTGGCCGACGAACAGATGTCGGCTCTGCTGATGGCGATCTACCTGCGCGGAATGACCGAACGGGAGATCGTCACCTGGACGCGGTCGATGATCGAGAGCGGAGGGCGGATGGACTTCTCCGGCCTGCGCCGCGACGGCCGGACCCTGGCGACCGTCGACAAGCACTCCACCGGTGGCGTGGGCGACAAGATCACGCTCCCGCTCGCGCCGCTCGTCGCCTCCTTCGGGGTGGCGGTGCCGCAACTGTCGGGCCGTGGGCTCGGTCACACCGGCGGCACCCTGGACAAGCTGGAGTCGATCAGCGGGTGGCGGGCGGATCTGACGACGGCGCAGCTGTATTCGCAGCTGGAATCGGTCGGTGCGGTGGTGTGCGCCGCGGGCGCCGACCTGGCCCCGGCCGACCGCAAGCTGTACGCGCTGCGCGATGTGACCGGGACCGTCGAATCGATCCCGCTGCTTGCCAGTTCGATCATGAGCAAGAAGATCGCCGAGGGCACCGGTGCGCTCGTGCTGGATGTGAAAACGGGCTCGGGTGCCTTTCTTTCAGAACCCGGGGACGCGCGGCGGCTGGCCGAGACGATGGTCTCACTCGGCACAGCCGCCGGAGTGCGCACCACTGCCCTGATCACCGACATGTCCACGCCGCTGGGGCTGACGGCGGGCAACGCCGTCGAGGTTGCCGAGTCGCTGGAGGTGCTCGCCGGCGGCGGGCCGGCCGATGTTGTCGAACTCACACTGGTACTGGCGCGGGAGATGCTGGCGGCCACCGGCCTGTGCGATGCCGACCCCGCCGCGCACCTGGCCAATGGCAGGGCGATGGACACCTGGCGGGCCATGATCGCCGCCCAGGGCGGCGATCCGGATGCCCCACTTCCGGTGGCACCGCACGTGGAGGTGGTGCGGGCCGCGTCGTCGGGTGTCCTGACGGGCCTGGACGCGATGGCGGTGGGGGTGGCGGCGTGGCGGCTCGGTGCCGGGCGTGCGGTGCCCGGAGCCGACGTGCAGGCCGAGGCGGGTGTGGTCCTGCACGCCAAACCCGGTGACACGGTTGTCGCGGGTGCTCCGTTGTACAGCCTGCACACCCGGACCCCCGAGGCCATCCCCGGAGCCGTTGCGGCACTCGACGGCGCCGCTGTGATCGGCGCGGAGGGACAGTCCGGTCCACTCGCCCGGCCATTGGTGCTCGATCGCGTTACCGTCTGACGATGACGCCCCGACCACTGGACCCGGCCAACCTGGCCCTCGCCCCCAAAGCGCTGCTGCACGATCACCTCGACGGCGGACTGCGACCGGCCACCGTGCTGGAGCTGGCCCACGACTGTGGCTACACCGAACTGCCCGCCGACGACCAGGTGGCGTTGGCCACGTGGTTCCGGGACGCCGCCGACAGCGGGTCGCTGGAACGATATCTGGAGACGTTCGCGCACACGGTCGCGGTGATGCAGACCGCGTCCGCGCTGGAACGGGTCGCCCGCGAATGCGTCGAGGACCTCGCCGCCGACGGCGTCGTCTACGCGGAGGTGCGGTTCGCCCCCGAACAGCACCTGGAGAACGGGCTGACCCTCGACGAGGTGGTGGAGTCGGTGCTGGCCGGGTTCGCCAAGGGTGAGGTGGACGCGGCCGGCCGCGGCAGGCCGATCGTCGTGCGCGCTCTGGTGACCGCGATGCGCCATGCCGCCCGCTCGCGGGAGATCGCGGAACTGGCCGTGCGGTTCCGCGGCCGGGGTGTGGTCGGTTTCGACATCGCCGGCGCCGAGGCGGGTAATCCGCCGACCCGGCATCTCGACGCATTCGAGTACATGCGCGCCAGCAACGCCCGGTTCACCATCCATGCCGGGGAGGCGTTCGGCCTGCCGTCGATCCATGAGGCACTGGCCTACTGTGGCTGCGACCGGCTCGGCCACGGCGTCCGCGTCATCGACGACATCACCTTGCCGCCCGGGGTCACGCCCGCCTCGCATTCCTTCGATGGGGCGGTGCTCGGCGACATCGCGGCGACGGTGCGTGACAAACGGATTCCGCTGGAGCTGTGTCCGAGCTCCAACGTGCAGACCGGGGCTGTCGCGTCACTGGCCGATCACCCGTTCAACATTCTTGCGCGGCTGCGCTTCCGGGTTACGGTCAACACCGACAACCGGCTGATGAGCGACACCTGTATGAGCAACGAGTTCAAGGTCCTCGTCGACCACTTCGGCTACGGATGGACCGATCTGGAACGGTTCACCCTCAACGCGATGAAATCGGCGTTCCTGCACTTCGACGACCGCATCCGGATCATCGACGAGGTCATCAAACCCGGATACGCCGTCCTCATCGGCTGAGCCTCAGCTCTTCTTGACCAGCCTGGCCTCGAAGTCGTGTTCCAGTGCGCGCCACGCCTCCGACTCGTTGTCGAACGGTCCCGACGGTGCGAGGCGTTTGGGGTCGGGGTTGATGGCGTAGTCAACGAACCAGCCGAGCGGGGTGCTGGACCCCAGCGCCTCGTTGACAGCATCGTCGTCACCGAAATCGGCTGCGTCGGTGAAGAGTTCGACGGCCAGGTCGAGCTGGTTGCGGTCGATGCGGCGGGGGCCGTCGGCGATGTCGGCGGCCAGGCCGGTGAGGACGTAGACGTTTTCGTCGATGACGTCGAACTCGAGTGAGCCGTCGGTGGCCTCGATCCGCACCTGGTCGAAGGTGGAGACGTCGAGCAGGTCGTGGTCGGTGCTGTCGGCGAGGAACTTGCTCATCGTCCGAGCCGAGGTGAACACGAAGATCTTGCCGTCGGTGCCGAGGAACACCGGGTCGTCGCCGAGGTAGCAGCGCAGCGTCAGGTATTCGTCGTCGCCGGTGACGATCCGGATGGGGTCGATGCCGACGCGCGCCCAGAAGCTGTCGTCGTCGTAGTCGTCATCTACTTCGTCCTCGTCCTCGTCCTCATCGTCCTCGGACTCGTCGTCGGCGTCGCCGCTCTCGACCTGCTCGAGTTCGTCGTCGCCCGGCTCGTCCTCGTCCTCGGCGGAGGCCGCCGCCTCGAGTTCGGCTTCGGCGACGGCAACGGCGGCGGCGTCGGTGGGCGGTGTCGTGAGCACACCGTCGATGGCGTCGACGACGTCATCCCAGTGTTTGGCGATCAGTCGCCCGATGCGCACCCACAGGTCGATGCCGTCGCGGCCGACGAAGTTGCGGGTACCGGTGGTGACGGCGCCCAGGATCGGGTTGCCGTTGAAGAACTTGGTGACGACGGTCAGCTCGCACACCTCACCGAGGATGCGGACGATCTCCAGGGCATCCTCGAGCTCGGCGATGACCTCGGGGGTGGGGTCCTCGGCGGCGAGTTCGGGCACGCCGACCAGATCGTAGGTGTGCCGGTCGTCGGGCAGCAGTTCGTCGGCCGAGATCTGCTTGAGGGTCTCCCACGTGGGGTGATCCTCGAGATCGTTCTCGGTGCCGGACCGGATGAAGGCGGCCAGTTCCGCGACGCCGGGCAGCCCGTACAGGTCCTCCTCCAGCCCGAGGAAGGCTTCCCATTCGTCGTCACCCTCGCGCCAGCGCGGCGCCCAGAGGGTGAACACGTTTCCGTTGGTCAATCCGAGTTCGATGGGGACGATGTCTCCGGCCATGAGCAGAAAGCCTAACGCTAGGAGTGGGCAGCGCGACACCATGGTAGGGCACAACAGGGTTATCAGCGTGCTCAGGTTTCTCAGGTGACACGGTAGAAGCCCTCGAACGTCTGGTCCGCGTTGGTGGTGCGCAGCGCGGTGACGCCCACGGGGGCGCCGCCGGTTTCGACGAGTTGTCCGTTGCCGATGTACATCGCGACGTGGCCCGACCAGACGGCGAGGTCGCCGGGTTGTAGCTCGGATTGGGACACCTGCCGGCCCACGGTGTCCTGATCCTGGGCCAGCCGCGGCAGTTCGACGCCGGCCTGGCGGTACGCCCACTGGGTGAAACCGCTGCAATCGAAACCACCGGTACCGGTGCCGCCCCACACATACGGGGTGCCCTGTCTGCTGAGCGCGGCCGTGACGGCGGTGGCGGCGCGCTGATTGGGTGCGTAGGCGATGGAGCCGTCGGGCAGGGTGACCGGGATACCCCGCCCGGTGGTGTCGGTTGTGGTGCGGGTGTTGGCCGCTGTGGTGATCGTGGGGGTGGTGATCGTCGGGGTGTCGGTGGTGGAGGTCGTCCGCCGGCCGGTGTCCGTGGTTGTGGACGCGGGTGTGGTGCGGGTGGTCGAGAACGGTGTGGTGGTGATCGCCGGGGTGTTTCGGATGGGGGTGGTCGCGGTGGGGGTGGTTGCTGGCGGGGTCGTCGCAGTGGAGATGGTTGCCTTTGGCGTGTTCGTGGTGGTTGTCGCGGCGGTCCGTGTGTTTGTGGTCGTCGTACGGGTGAGTGAGCGTAGCCGCGCGCTGTCGGATTCCAGTTGTGTCCGGGTCTTTTCGACGATCTGGACGCCACGGCTGACGTGATCGATGGCCACCGGCACGAGCAGTGCCAGCCCGGGGACCGTCAGCGCGTTGCTGCCGAGTGTGGCGGCGGTGCGACCGAAGGAGTCGACGAGCGTGTCGAGTTGCCGTGCGGCGGTTGCTATCTTGCCCGCGGCATCGTCGACGATGGTGATGATGGCGTCGGCGTCGGTGGTGAATTCCGTCGCGGCATCGTGGGTTGCGGTGACCTGACTGCTCATGCTGCGGGCGCCGTCACCGGACCATGACGCGAGGACTGTCGTCGTGGCCGCCGCCGAGTTCTTCTCCGCCTCGGCGAGAGTGCTTGCGGTGGTGCGTAACCGGCTGACCGGACTATCCGGCGGCAGGACGCCGGTGCCGAGGGCGTCGACGAGGGTGTGCAGGGGTGCGATCAGCAGATTGATCATTTGAGGGTCAGCTCCTTGTCGACGGTGCCGAGTTCGGTGGTCGTGACTGTTGTCGTGGTCGTACCGCCGGGGGTCGAGGTCGTGGTGGTCGTCGTCGTTGTCGTGGACGCGGTGGTGCCGTTCGGCGTGGCGACGGTGGAGACGACCTTGTCCGGTGTGGTGCCGGATTTATCGGTGTGCACGGTCTTGTCCGTTGTCGGCCTCTCCGTAGTTGTCTTCTCCGTAGTTGGCTTTTCGGTGGTCGTCTTCTCGGTGGTCGACTTCTCGTTGGTCGACGTGTCAGCAGATGTCTTGTCCGCCGTCGTTCTGTCCGCTGTCGTCTTGTCCGCTGTCGTCTTGTCGGTTGTCGTCTTGTCGGTTGTCGTCTTGTCGGTTGTCGTCTTATCGGGGGCCGGCGTGGTGGTCTTTTGCCGGTTCGTGTTCGTTGTCCGGTTCTGCTCGTCGGTGTCCTGGGAGGTTGTCAGCAGGCCGGCGAGTGACTGGACTCCGGTCGCGAGTGTGGACAGCGCCTGGATGCCGGTGGTCAGGCTGTTGCTCACCGTCTGCGTCCGGGTGTCGGTCTTGTTCGTCGTCCGGTTCGTCCTGGTGGTTTGGGAGTTGGTGACAACACGCCGGGCCGCGTTGCTGTCGGTGGTGACGTACGTGTTGGTGGCCGCCTGCGATCGGGTGCTGATCGTCGCGTGCTGGTCGGCGATCGCGACGACCGTCCGGTTCTTGGCGTCGAGCACACTGGTGAGTACGGCGAGGAAGTCGGCGCCGATGATGCCGAAGGTGGGGGCGAGTTCTCCGGCTGCCGAGTTACCGACGCTCGCGGAGCCACGGATTTCCGCGGCGATGGTGCGCTGCTGTCGGGCGAATCGGGTGATCGCGGCCGGATCGGCCTGAACCTGGGTGTTCGTCATGGGAATCTGACGCGGCCGAACCCCGTTTGGTTCCATCGAATTTTTGTTCGATGAATGGTGGGGCTCTTTGTGCGCGGTGCGGCCTGTCCCGAATTAAGGTGAGCGCATGGATGTCCACATCGTCGCCCACCCGCTGGCCGCCGTCCGGTTGACCACCCTGCGCGACAAGAACAGCAGCAATGCGGAGTTCCGGCAGGCACTGTCGGGGATCACCCAGATCCTGGTGTACGAGGCACTCGCGGCGGCGCTCGTCGACGAGGTGCCGATCCAGACGCCGATGGGTTCGTGCGTCGGCGCCCGGCTCAGCGCACCCCCGCTGTTCGTCCCGGTGCTGCGTGCCGGGCTGGGGATGGTCGACCAGGCACACGCGCTGGTCCCCGAGGCCAACATCGGATTCGTCGGTATCGCCCGCGACGAGTCGACGGCCAAGCCGGTGCCGTATCTGGCCTCGCTGCCCGAGGACCTGTCGGACATCCCGGTCTTCGTGCTCGACCCGATGCTCGCGACCGGCGGTTCGATGCTCCACGCCATCGATCTGCTCGTCGACCGCGGTGCCCGCGATATCACCGCCATCTGTGTGGTGGCCGCTCCGGAGGGTGTTGCCGCCCTGGAAAACTCCGGTCATCCGATCCGGCTGATCGTCGGTGCGGTCGACGAAGGCCTCAACCAGGCCTACTACATCGTTCCCGGCCTCGGCGACGCCGGCGATCGCCAATACGGCCCCCGCTGACCTCCTGCGTTGTGCGGGAAAGTCAAGAAGGTCAATCCGATGGCTGTGCCTGGGTGTGTAGCCCGTGGAGGTAGGGGGTGAGGACGGAGGCGATGTCGGTACCGGTTACGGTACGGGCGAATACCAGTGCGTCGGCCAGTGTTATGAGGTCCTGGACCTGTTTGGCGGAGTGGTTGAGTCCTGCACCTGCCATCGCCTGCGACACGGCGTGCATCGCCAC contains:
- a CDS encoding YhjD/YihY/BrkB family envelope integrity protein — its product is MSSAIDSAKAAVSTGKEKFTEAQDRWPVLKHILDTVTRYNERRGNLHAASITFNGILALIPILMVAFAIAGYVLAGNQGLLDEIQESVVEQMPGDMGTQVSDLIDSAIASRATVGVVGLFGAAFTGIGWMAGVRMALTEIWGGRIKRNAVMAKLGDLLAFVALGAAFIVTMVLSALGSSGLLNKIMDWLSIDDMPWASTVIRVVSILVSVCASWMLCTFVQSWLPLTKVPFTNCLKAGLLMAVVFEVLKTFGGIYLTSVMSGPAGAAFGSIIGIMVFAYLASRILLYATAWCATDPKNQAFQVVDEIEPHEEEQAQRTVVISPTYAVNPTPRPTVIAGAVAAGAVLAASIAQVARLRR
- a CDS encoding succinate dehydrogenase iron-sulfur subunit, translated to MTAILEKPTPGSDEPPLPPVPAEATMITLKIYRFNPEDPDAQGFQSYRVPALPTDRLLNLLLYVKGYLDGSLTFRRSCAHGVCGSDAMRVNGVNRLACKLLMKDLLPKDPAKAKELTITIEPIKGLPVEKDLIVNMEPFFDAYRAIKPFLITSGNEPTYERIQSQTDRARFDDTTKCILCACCTTSCPIFWNEGSYFGPAAIVNAHRFIFDSRDEAAVERLDILNDVDGVWRCRTTFNCTDACPRGIQVTQAISEVKRALMFSR
- the sdhA gene encoding succinate dehydrogenase flavoprotein subunit, with protein sequence MQEHRYDVVIVGAGGAGMRAAIEAAPRARTAVLTKLYPTRSHTGAAQGGMCAALANVEEDNWEWHTFDTVKGGDYIVDQDAAEIMAKEAIDAVLDLEKMGLPFNRTPEGRIDQRRFGGHTRDHGKAPVRRACYAADRTGHMILQTLYQNCVKHDVEFFNEFYALDICLTENEDGELTATGVVAYELATGEIHVFHAKSIVFATGGSGRMYKTTSNAHTLTGDGMGIIFRKGLPLEDMEFHQFHPTGLAGLGILISEAVRGEGGILRNVDGERFMERYAPTIKDLAPRDIVARSMVLEVLEGRGAGPNKDYVYIDVTHLGEDVLNEKLPDITEFSRTYLGVDPVTEYVPVFPTCHYVMGGIPTNIEGQVLRNNTEIVHGLFAAGECACVSVHGANRLGTNSLLDINVFGRRAGIAAAEHANSASFVPLPEAPTSMVDSWLETLLSDHGHERVADIRTELQASMDANASVFRTEDTLKQALKDVQGFKERYAHIRIHDKGKRFNSDLLEAIELGFLLEMAEVTVAGALNRKESRGGHAREDYPNRDDVNFMRHTMAYKKGADLVADIELDYKPVVQTRYEPMERKY
- a CDS encoding succinate dehydrogenase hydrophobic membrane anchor subunit, yielding MTTSANPKLAKTLEKEHVRPASLDNPRSPRKPKGGNFEKNAWMFMRFSGLALIILTFGHMFIMLAWEDGVHRIDASYVAERWDSPFWQIWDLTMLWLAQLHGGNGVRTVIADYTRKDSTRFWLNVLLALSMLLVLIMGTYALLTFDVGSVD
- the sdhC gene encoding succinate dehydrogenase, cytochrome b556 subunit, whose amino-acid sequence is MSTPTEVAPDPVRKRSLYRGDPGMWSWVLHRITGVSIFFFLFVHVLDTAVIRIDPNKYSEIIETYKTPIIGLMEIGLVACVMFHALNGLRLILVDFWAKGPKYQRQMLWGILGLFVVLFGAMTVRLLQILIQHSL
- a CDS encoding cytidine deaminase, encoding MVTPGPHSDVEEVVVVESVEWKTLRDNARLMLGQAYAPYSRFPVGAAAITDDARLVAGCNVENVSYGLGICAEVTLVAQLVATGGGRLRAVAICDADGSPLMPCGRCRQVLLEHGGPGLLIDHADGPRTLGELLPEAFGPEDLDRITR
- a CDS encoding thymidine phosphorylase; translation: MSPVPDAVSVIAAKRDGRELTDEQITWVIDRYTRADGVADEQMSALLMAIYLRGMTEREIVTWTRSMIESGGRMDFSGLRRDGRTLATVDKHSTGGVGDKITLPLAPLVASFGVAVPQLSGRGLGHTGGTLDKLESISGWRADLTTAQLYSQLESVGAVVCAAGADLAPADRKLYALRDVTGTVESIPLLASSIMSKKIAEGTGALVLDVKTGSGAFLSEPGDARRLAETMVSLGTAAGVRTTALITDMSTPLGLTAGNAVEVAESLEVLAGGGPADVVELTLVLAREMLAATGLCDADPAAHLANGRAMDTWRAMIAAQGGDPDAPLPVAPHVEVVRAASSGVLTGLDAMAVGVAAWRLGAGRAVPGADVQAEAGVVLHAKPGDTVVAGAPLYSLHTRTPEAIPGAVAALDGAAVIGAEGQSGPLARPLVLDRVTV
- a CDS encoding adenosine deaminase, translating into MTPRPLDPANLALAPKALLHDHLDGGLRPATVLELAHDCGYTELPADDQVALATWFRDAADSGSLERYLETFAHTVAVMQTASALERVARECVEDLAADGVVYAEVRFAPEQHLENGLTLDEVVESVLAGFAKGEVDAAGRGRPIVVRALVTAMRHAARSREIAELAVRFRGRGVVGFDIAGAEAGNPPTRHLDAFEYMRASNARFTIHAGEAFGLPSIHEALAYCGCDRLGHGVRVIDDITLPPGVTPASHSFDGAVLGDIAATVRDKRIPLELCPSSNVQTGAVASLADHPFNILARLRFRVTVNTDNRLMSDTCMSNEFKVLVDHFGYGWTDLERFTLNAMKSAFLHFDDRIRIIDEVIKPGYAVLIG
- a CDS encoding primosomal protein codes for the protein MAGDIVPIELGLTNGNVFTLWAPRWREGDDEWEAFLGLEEDLYGLPGVAELAAFIRSGTENDLEDHPTWETLKQISADELLPDDRHTYDLVGVPELAAEDPTPEVIAELEDALEIVRILGEVCELTVVTKFFNGNPILGAVTTGTRNFVGRDGIDLWVRIGRLIAKHWDDVVDAIDGVLTTPPTDAAAVAVAEAELEAAASAEDEDEPGDDELEQVESGDADDESEDDEDEDEDEVDDDYDDDSFWARVGIDPIRIVTGDDEYLTLRCYLGDDPVFLGTDGKIFVFTSARTMSKFLADSTDHDLLDVSTFDQVRIEATDGSLEFDVIDENVYVLTGLAADIADGPRRIDRNQLDLAVELFTDAADFGDDDAVNEALGSSTPLGWFVDYAINPDPKRLAPSGPFDNESEAWRALEHDFEARLVKKS
- a CDS encoding C40 family peptidase, producing MINLLIAPLHTLVDALGTGVLPPDSPVSRLRTTASTLAEAEKNSAAATTTVLASWSGDGARSMSSQVTATHDAATEFTTDADAIITIVDDAAGKIATAARQLDTLVDSFGRTAATLGSNALTVPGLALLVPVAIDHVSRGVQIVEKTRTQLESDSARLRSLTRTTTTNTRTAATTTTNTPKATISTATTPPATTPTATTPIRNTPAITTTPFSTTRTTPASTTTDTGRRTTSTTDTPTITTPTITTAANTRTTTDTTGRGIPVTLPDGSIAYAPNQRAATAVTAALSRQGTPYVWGGTGTGGFDCSGFTQWAYRQAGVELPRLAQDQDTVGRQVSQSELQPGDLAVWSGHVAMYIGNGQLVETGGAPVGVTALRTTNADQTFEGFYRVT